A window of the Bactrocera neohumeralis isolate Rockhampton unplaced genomic scaffold, APGP_CSIRO_Bneo_wtdbg2-racon-allhic-juicebox.fasta_v2 cluster09, whole genome shotgun sequence genome harbors these coding sequences:
- the LOC126763890 gene encoding guanine nucleotide-binding protein-like 3 homolog produces the protein MALKRLKTKKSKRLSGRLKHKIEKKVREHNRKIRRETKRNPKTGSKKQKLIQIPNICPFKEDILKEVEESKKRVEEDKMRRRETFKHQKKENKFKSLEDLVLDATTRSEVHTSTQVDNVVAEKEYSLAITKEQSLKQYFKEFKKVIQNADVVLEVVDARDPLGTRCNEVERAVRSLSGNKRLVLILNKADLVPRENLNNWIGYFRRFGPVTAFKASTQDQISKLGRRKLKQTKTDKAMQGSVCVGAELLMSMLANYCRNKGIKTSIRVGVVGIPNVGKSSIINSLTRGKTCSVGCTPGVTKVMQEVELDSKIKLIDCPGIVFTNPAKESSEVVVLKNVQRVGDIKDPFTVAESVLKRASKQYFCKLYDISEYDSFEEFFAKKASRMGKFLRKGVPDVVAAARSVLNDWNSGKIKYCTQPPETEQRDDVHVSSAIVHSDALEFDVDNFDAMEIEILNKCIVKNEEVLEVISSGPVEMKMSFDDIDTKKSTDPIVNESQIPNKKRKLMDANDISTVDIVMNLEGNQSLNKNMKDQIKKRKKQNVRNEKKISRLTDVLDGFSLETSTDNKYDFNKDYLIE, from the exons ATGGCtttgaaaagattaaaaa CTAAAAAGTCTAAACGACTTTCTGGACGcctaaaacataaaattgaaaagaaagtgCGAGAACACAATAGAAAAATTCGGCGGGAGACAAAAAGAAATCCTAAAACCGggagcaaaaagcaaaaacttatTCAAATACCTAACATTTGCCCATttaaagaagatattttaaaagaagtagaagaaTCGAAAAAGCGTGTTGAAGAGGATAAAATGCGACGTCgtgaaacatttaaacatcaaaagaaggaaaataaattcaaaagccTTGAAGACTTAGTTCTGGATGCGACTACTAGGAGTGAAGTTCATACATCTACTCAAGTGGACAATGTCGTTGCCGAg aAGGAGTATAGTCTAGCTATAACCAAGGAACAGTCCCTTAAGCAATACTTCAAGGAATTCAAAAAAGTAATTCAAAATGCTGACGTCGTTTTAGAAGTGGTAGATGCACGCGATCCTCTGGGAACTCGATGCAATGAGGTCGAACGAGCTGTACGCTCTTTATCGGGTAATAAGCGTCTAGTGTTAATATTAAACAAAGCTGATTTGGTGCCACGTGAAAATCTCAATAATTGGATTGGATATTTTCGGCGATTCGGTCCGGTTACTGCTTTTAAGGCCTCAACACAAGATCAAATATCTAAATTGGGTCGACGGAAATTAAAGCAAACTAAAACAGATAAGGCTATGCAAGGATCTGTGTGTGTGGGAGCTGAATTACTAATGTCGATGCTTGCAAATTATTGTCGCAATAAAGGCATTAAAACCTCAATACGCGTGGGTGTTGTAGGAATACCAAACGTTGGAAAAAGTTCTATAATAAATTCCTTGACTCGCGGCAAAACGTGCTCTGTTGGTTGCACTCCGGGTGTTACAAA AGTCATGCAGGAAGTTGAACttgattcaaaaataaaactaattgatTGCCCAGGTATTGTTTTTACAAATCCAGCAAAAGAGAGTTCTGAGGTAGTCGTTTTAAAGAATGTTCAACGTGTTGGTGACATTAAAGATCCTTTTACAGTTGCCGAGAGTGTGTTAAAGCGCGCCAGTAAACAGTACTTTTGTAAGCTTTATGATATTTCAGAGTATGAtagttttgaagaattttttgctaaaaaggCTTCACGAATGG gtaaatttttaagaaaaggtGTGCCAGACGTTGTTGCAGCTGCACGTAGTGTGCTTAATGATTGGAATAgtggtaaaattaaatattgtactCAACCTCCTGAAACAGAGCAAAGAGATGATGTCCATGTTAGTTCTGCCATAGTTCACTCTGATGCTCTCGAATTTGATGTTGATAATTTCGATGCGATGGAGATAGAAATTCTCAACAAATGTATTGTTAAAAATGAGGAAGTATTGGAAGTCATTTCAAGTGGACCTGTGGAAATGAAAATGTCCTTTGATGATATTGATACGAAAAAGTCTACAGATCCCATAGTGAATGAAAGCCAAATTcctaataaaaaaagaaaactaatgGATGCAAACGATATATCGACAGTGGATATCGTAATGAATTTAGAAg GTAATCAGTCATTGAATAAGAATATGAAGGATCAaatcaaaaagagaaaaaaacagAATGTACGTAACGAAAAGAAAATTTCTAGACTAACCGATGTTCTGGATGGATTTAGCTTGGAGACGAGTACTGATAACAAATATGATTTCAACAAGGACTACTTAATTGAATAA